A segment of the Deltaproteobacteria bacterium genome:
TGCCTGAATGGATGCACTCTATTGTATCCTAAAATCCCGCTCAGGCAAGGTGTTTTTGCTCTAGCTCCCCCCCGTGCGGGAGGACGCGCTCATCGACCGTGCAAGCCAAGCGGCAAGCCAGGGCGCCTGTCGATGATCTCGTTTTTGCAAGTAGGCGGTCCCCCCTCCCGGCTGTAATCCCATGAGCCTCTCGTAACCTATTGATAAGTCTATAGATATATGCAGGACAGAAAAATCGATGCGGGTGGAACGGCTTTTGCCCGGAACGATAAAAAAATCAGTGAGGAGGCTCGACCCGGAAGCCGAAATTACGATCATCGAGAAAAACGACCTCTTTTCCTATGCCGGGTGCGGCATTCCCTATTACCTTTCCGGCCAGGTCAGCGATTTCAGAGAACTGATGAGCACTCCCGCGGGTGTGGTCAGGGACGTGCAATTTTTCAAAAATGTGAAAAACGTAAAGGTGGAAGCCAGGACCTTCGCGGAGGAGATCGACAGGGAGCAGAAGGTGGTCAAGGCCGTGAAACTCGAGACGGGNNNNNNNNNNNNNNNNNNNNNNNTCGAGGGGGACAGCCCCGGGAAGGTACAGAAGGTAACCACGGACAGGG
Coding sequences within it:
- a CDS encoding pyridine nucleotide-disulfide oxidoreductase yields the protein MRVERLLPGTIKKSVRRLDPEAEITIIEKNDLFSYAGCGIPYYLSGQVSDFRELMSTPAGVVRDVQFFKNVKNVKVEARTFAEEIDREQKVVKAVKLETG